A region of Mammaliicoccus sp. Dog046 DNA encodes the following proteins:
- the gntK gene encoding gluconokinase gives MKYMIGIDIGTTSTKAVIYDEEGNFLNKHSIEYPMSTHEIGVAEENPAEIFDAVLFTVKKVIRESGAKPNEIKLLSFSSAMHSLIAMDEKNQPLTECITWADNRARDYADMINEQHQGLEIYKRTGTPIHPMSPLSKIFWLKHEHQDIFDKTAKWIDIKTYVFYQLFDTYVMDHSIGSATGMMNLESLSWDKEVMKLLGVDESQLPELVFTTHIMKNVSPKYADIMGIDEQTPIVIGASDGVLSNLGVNSYKEGEVAVTIGTSGAIRTIIDKPKTDDKGRIFCYVLTEDKYCIGGPVNNGGVVLRWLRDELLASEVETAKRLGVDSYDVLTRIASRVKPGANGLIFHPYLAGERAPLWNANARGSYFGLTLSHKKEHMIRAALEGVLLNLYTVYLALIEVMDKSPEQIKATGGFAKSEVWRQMMADIFDTSVEVPESYESSCLGACVLGLKALGEIDSFDVLDNMVGNTYQHEPEQENVDIYQSLIPIYINLSRKLSEEYDLITEFQKTHS, from the coding sequence ATGAAATACATGATTGGAATAGATATAGGAACAACAAGTACGAAAGCTGTCATTTACGATGAAGAGGGCAACTTTTTAAACAAACATAGTATAGAATATCCAATGTCCACGCATGAGATTGGTGTAGCAGAAGAAAATCCTGCAGAAATATTTGATGCTGTATTATTTACAGTTAAAAAAGTAATTAGAGAATCAGGAGCAAAGCCAAATGAAATTAAATTATTGAGTTTCAGTAGTGCAATGCACAGTTTAATTGCTATGGATGAGAAGAATCAGCCATTAACAGAATGTATCACTTGGGCAGATAATCGTGCACGTGATTACGCAGATATGATTAATGAACAACATCAAGGTCTAGAAATATATAAGAGAACAGGGACACCTATTCATCCGATGTCTCCATTATCAAAAATATTCTGGTTAAAACATGAACATCAAGACATTTTTGATAAGACAGCTAAATGGATAGACATTAAAACATATGTATTTTACCAATTGTTTGATACATATGTGATGGATCACTCAATCGGATCAGCGACAGGAATGATGAATTTAGAATCATTGAGTTGGGATAAAGAAGTGATGAAATTATTAGGTGTTGATGAATCACAATTACCTGAACTTGTATTTACGACGCATATAATGAAGAATGTATCACCTAAATACGCAGATATTATGGGCATAGATGAACAAACACCAATCGTTATCGGTGCATCTGATGGTGTACTTTCTAATTTAGGGGTGAATAGTTACAAAGAAGGCGAAGTTGCAGTCACTATCGGTACAAGTGGGGCGATTAGAACCATCATTGATAAACCAAAAACTGACGACAAAGGAAGAATCTTTTGTTATGTACTAACTGAAGATAAATATTGTATAGGTGGACCGGTTAATAACGGCGGAGTTGTACTTAGATGGTTGAGAGATGAATTATTAGCAAGTGAAGTTGAAACAGCTAAACGATTAGGTGTTGATTCTTATGATGTACTTACGAGAATTGCAAGTCGTGTGAAACCAGGTGCGAATGGACTGATATTCCATCCATACTTAGCTGGAGAACGTGCACCTTTATGGAATGCGAACGCGCGTGGTAGTTACTTCGGTTTAACACTTTCACATAAAAAAGAACATATGATTAGAGCAGCATTAGAAGGTGTGTTGTTGAATCTATATACGGTATACCTTGCACTGATTGAAGTGATGGATAAATCACCAGAACAAATTAAAGCAACAGGTGGTTTTGCCAAGAGTGAAGTTTGGAGACAAATGATGGCAGATATCTTTGATACTTCAGTTGAGGTACCTGAAAGTTATGAAAGTTCTTGTTTAGGGGCATGCGTGTTAGGACTTAAAGCACTGGGAGAAATTGATAGCTTCGATGTATTAGATAATATGGTAGGTAATACGTATCAGCACGAACCAGAACAAGAAAATGTTGATATTTATCAATCACTTATTCCTATCTATATTAACTTGAGTCGTAAATTATCGGAAGAATATGATTTGATTACGGAATTTCAAAAAACACATTCATAG
- a CDS encoding ABC transporter permease subunit, which yields MNIGQLIKYDITNIFKSPLGYLGILISLLPGIGVIIATKTLEIQYSASMVLTMFIAFGGLVLLMFSIRTITRDIQYGTIQLFLNSKRNRTKYLYGKLLSVLCIIIIFTIIGTIFTLFSTTIMDSGKLEALDYLKTLGIFTLVIGFFISLLNIINLTNGKPAIVYTTAILLMFFLPTIFAASILVPKIGETLAKMMKYNPFDFLPAKLNAGSLSMTGTQILISLACIVVFVAINHYIIRNKNI from the coding sequence ATGAACATCGGACAACTTATCAAATACGATATAACAAATATATTCAAAAGTCCTTTAGGATATTTAGGTATATTAATATCATTATTACCAGGCATTGGTGTAATTATTGCTACAAAAACTTTAGAAATTCAATATAGTGCATCAATGGTTTTAACAATGTTCATTGCATTTGGCGGACTTGTATTATTGATGTTTTCAATAAGAACGATTACAAGAGATATACAATATGGTACGATTCAACTATTTTTAAATTCTAAAAGAAATAGAACGAAATATTTATACGGTAAATTACTCTCTGTTCTGTGCATTATTATTATCTTTACAATTATAGGTACGATATTTACACTATTTTCTACAACAATCATGGATAGTGGTAAATTAGAAGCACTTGATTATTTGAAAACACTAGGTATCTTTACGTTAGTTATAGGATTCTTTATTAGCTTATTGAATATCATAAATTTAACAAATGGAAAACCAGCAATTGTATATACAACTGCTATTCTATTGATGTTCTTCTTACCAACAATATTTGCTGCATCTATATTGGTTCCAAAAATAGGTGAAACATTAGCCAAAATGATGAAGTATAATCCATTTGACTTCTTACCGGCAAAATTAAATGCAGGTTCGCTATCAATGACTGGCACACAAATTTTGATTTCGTTAGCGTGTATCGTTGTATTTGTAGCGATTAATCACTACATTATTAGAAATAAGAATATATAA
- a CDS encoding amidohydrolase, with protein sequence MLRSLLFKKLEQKEQKMIDIYQYLHQYPEPSFEEEKTSQYIEDFYKDKGVQVHTRIGGNYGLIVEIEGSKPGRTIALRADFDALNIQEDTGLPFSSKHEGWMHACGHDAHTAYLMILAESLIELKDQLPGKVIIIHQHAEELAPGGAVDMLESGYLNNVDEIYGIHLFPDYTPDVITYRKGPTMGGRSLFHLKVKGKGGHGSSPHLANDAIVAASTFVTNVQSVISRRLNPFDMGVVTISSFNGIGSLNVIQESVELAGDVRYMESRVGHLIHEEIERLVHGLEETFNVKCEFTYELDCIPLINHEKQTDYLVDILTLSQGEYFETLKEHGQLTSSEDFASYLESIPGTFFFIGCRAYEEGEVFYNHSPKFIVNPDALLTASKALGEVVLNRLEVRT encoded by the coding sequence ATGTTACGAAGTTTATTGTTTAAAAAATTAGAACAAAAAGAACAAAAAATGATTGATATTTATCAATATTTACATCAATATCCAGAACCATCATTTGAAGAAGAAAAGACATCACAGTATATAGAAGATTTTTATAAAGATAAAGGTGTTCAAGTACATACGCGCATAGGCGGTAACTATGGTCTCATTGTTGAAATAGAAGGATCAAAGCCAGGACGAACAATTGCATTAAGAGCAGATTTTGATGCTTTAAACATTCAAGAAGACACTGGATTACCATTTTCATCAAAGCATGAAGGTTGGATGCATGCATGTGGACATGATGCACATACTGCTTATTTAATGATTCTTGCCGAAAGTTTAATTGAATTAAAAGATCAATTGCCTGGTAAAGTTATCATTATTCATCAACATGCAGAAGAACTCGCACCAGGTGGCGCAGTCGATATGTTAGAATCAGGATATTTAAATAATGTAGATGAGATTTACGGGATCCATCTATTTCCAGATTATACGCCAGATGTGATTACTTATAGAAAAGGTCCAACAATGGGAGGTCGTTCACTATTCCATTTGAAAGTAAAAGGTAAAGGTGGGCATGGTTCAAGTCCACATTTAGCAAATGATGCAATCGTAGCAGCAAGTACATTTGTAACAAATGTACAATCAGTCATTTCTAGAAGGTTAAATCCTTTCGATATGGGAGTTGTGACGATTAGTTCATTTAATGGTATAGGTTCATTGAATGTCATTCAAGAAAGTGTAGAACTAGCTGGTGATGTAAGATATATGGAAAGTCGTGTTGGTCATCTGATTCATGAAGAAATAGAACGTTTAGTCCATGGATTAGAGGAAACATTCAATGTGAAATGTGAATTTACCTATGAATTAGACTGTATCCCACTGATTAATCACGAGAAACAGACGGATTATTTAGTTGATATTTTAACGCTAAGTCAGGGAGAATACTTTGAAACATTGAAAGAACATGGCCAATTAACAAGTTCAGAAGACTTCGCAAGCTATTTAGAGAGTATACCAGGTACATTCTTCTTTATAGGATGTCGAGCGTATGAAGAAGGCGAAGTATTCTACAATCACAGTCCTAAATTTATTGTAAATCCTGATGCTTTATTAACAGCAAGTAAAGCATTAGGTGAAGTCGTTTTAAATAGGTTAGAAGTTAGAACATAA
- a CDS encoding GntR family transcriptional regulator — protein MKYQYHYPIEWLKHRSTGEQVASELRLAIISQEIAVGEKLSENKIAQQFEVSRSPVRDALKLLQQDGLISLERMGALVNGLSDHSQKEIYDIRLMLESFVFERLQIENNNEVIKQLNKILKMMTVAVEFEDADEFTRLDLLFHESMITAINHQYIKMIWHNLTPVMECLILVSMRQRMEHHPDDFDRVIHNHKVYIEAIETKDRNKMKEAFHLNFDDVDEQIDVLWNSQTNIERK, from the coding sequence ATGAAATATCAATATCACTATCCGATAGAATGGTTGAAACATCGATCGACAGGGGAACAAGTCGCAAGTGAATTAAGATTAGCGATTATCAGTCAGGAAATTGCTGTTGGAGAAAAATTGAGTGAAAATAAAATTGCTCAACAATTTGAAGTCAGTCGATCACCAGTGAGAGATGCACTTAAATTATTACAACAAGATGGACTCATATCTTTAGAAAGAATGGGTGCATTAGTGAATGGCTTATCAGATCACAGTCAGAAAGAGATATATGATATTAGATTGATGCTTGAATCATTCGTATTTGAAAGACTGCAAATCGAAAACAATAATGAAGTCATTAAGCAATTGAATAAAATTTTAAAAATGATGACAGTAGCTGTTGAATTTGAAGATGCAGATGAATTTACAAGATTGGACCTACTTTTTCATGAATCTATGATTACCGCAATTAATCATCAGTATATTAAAATGATTTGGCATAACTTAACACCTGTTATGGAATGTTTGATTTTAGTGTCTATGAGACAACGAATGGAACATCATCCAGATGATTTTGATAGAGTGATCCATAATCATAAAGTGTACATAGAAGCAATTGAGACGAAAGATAGAAATAAAATGAAAGAGGCATTTCATTTAAACTTCGATGATGTAGATGAACAAATCGATGTTTTATGGAATTCTCAAACAAATATTGAAAGAAAGTAG
- a CDS encoding ABC-2 transporter permease — protein MKAIFYRNFQFEKWYYLAYLILFILTCITSFGISIKGIEILRFTPAIFIGIVSMHASSLGEFLSKQNNTILFNSLPVSKIEIVKAHYLYNLMLTGISFLMVMFIAVIYKDTIFVQAAIFIVGTNLLTISTIYPYHVHLNSLKFIAWVLILMLAFFGMYYFSIYNNRAYPFHEMFGWKIFLYCTPSIFSVLTVILWIRKFTKAIKRAKLDELTIYGVRKSK, from the coding sequence ATGAAAGCTATCTTTTATAGGAATTTTCAATTTGAAAAATGGTATTACTTAGCGTATCTCATTTTATTTATATTAACATGTATTACTAGTTTTGGTATTTCAATTAAAGGAATTGAAATTTTAAGGTTTACACCTGCAATATTTATTGGAATTGTTTCTATGCATGCATCCAGTCTTGGTGAATTTTTATCCAAACAGAATAACACGATACTATTTAATAGCTTACCAGTTTCCAAAATAGAAATTGTCAAAGCACATTATTTATACAATCTCATGCTTACAGGAATTTCATTCCTCATGGTAATGTTCATTGCAGTAATTTATAAAGATACAATTTTTGTACAAGCAGCAATATTTATTGTTGGAACTAATTTATTAACAATTAGTACGATTTATCCATACCACGTTCATCTTAATAGCCTTAAATTTATTGCATGGGTATTAATCCTTATGTTAGCATTTTTTGGTATGTACTATTTCTCAATATATAATAATAGAGCTTACCCATTTCACGAAATGTTTGGTTGGAAAATATTCTTGTATTGCACACCATCCATATTTTCAGTGCTTACAGTGATTTTGTGGATAAGAAAATTTACAAAGGCTATTAAACGAGCAAAATTAGATGAATTAACGATATATGGCGTTAGGAAAAGTAAGTGA
- a CDS encoding gluconate:H+ symporter — protein sequence MFSEIAPLLVVALAIVLLLGLIMWLKLNTFVSLIITAMVTGILLGMPLSKIIGTIETGMGSTLGHIALIFGLGAMLGKLLADGGGATRIADTLINKFGQKRIQWAVVTASFIIGIALFFEVGLVLLIPIVFTIAKESKVSTLYLGIPMTAALSVTHGFLPPHPGPVMIAKEFGADIGQVLLFGFIVAIPVTIIAGPLFTMFAKKVIPDAFNKSGDLASLGKQKTFKIEDTPGFGISALTALLPVFIMLISTIVDLLTGSPENPTGILGFISFIGEAGTAMLISVLFAIYSMGLKRGYKITAVMDTLSNAIYPIGMMLLIIGGGGAFKQILIDGGVGKTVESLFTDSAMSPILLAWIVAAVLRLALGSATVAAISTVGIVMPLLEASDVNLALVVLATGAGSVIASHVNDAGFWMFKEYFGLTMKETFLSWTLLETVISVSGIIFILFISLFV from the coding sequence ATGTTTTCAGAAATCGCACCATTATTAGTTGTCGCATTAGCAATCGTACTATTACTAGGTTTGATTATGTGGTTAAAATTAAATACGTTCGTTTCATTAATTATTACAGCAATGGTTACAGGTATACTGTTAGGGATGCCATTAAGTAAAATTATTGGCACAATTGAAACAGGTATGGGATCTACACTCGGCCATATCGCATTGATATTTGGATTAGGGGCAATGTTAGGGAAGTTATTAGCTGATGGAGGTGGCGCAACTAGAATTGCAGATACGTTAATCAATAAATTTGGTCAAAAACGTATCCAATGGGCAGTTGTTACAGCGTCATTTATTATCGGTATTGCATTATTCTTTGAAGTAGGTTTAGTATTATTAATTCCAATTGTATTTACAATTGCGAAAGAATCAAAAGTATCAACATTATACTTAGGTATTCCAATGACAGCAGCATTATCTGTGACACACGGATTTTTACCTCCGCATCCAGGTCCAGTAATGATTGCGAAAGAATTTGGCGCAGATATAGGACAAGTATTATTATTTGGATTTATTGTAGCAATTCCAGTAACAATTATTGCAGGTCCATTATTTACAATGTTTGCGAAAAAAGTCATTCCAGATGCATTTAATAAATCTGGAGACTTAGCATCATTAGGTAAACAAAAAACATTTAAAATTGAAGATACACCAGGTTTCGGTATTTCAGCATTAACAGCATTATTACCAGTATTTATTATGTTGATTTCTACAATTGTAGATTTATTGACAGGATCACCAGAGAATCCGACAGGTATTTTAGGATTTATTAGCTTTATAGGTGAAGCGGGTACAGCAATGTTAATCTCTGTATTATTCGCAATTTACTCTATGGGTCTTAAACGAGGATACAAAATTACTGCAGTTATGGACACATTATCAAATGCAATCTATCCAATCGGTATGATGCTATTAATCATCGGTGGTGGCGGTGCATTTAAACAAATCTTAATTGATGGCGGTGTTGGTAAAACAGTTGAATCATTATTTACAGATTCAGCAATGTCACCAATCTTGTTAGCATGGATTGTAGCTGCTGTATTAAGATTAGCACTAGGATCAGCAACAGTCGCAGCAATATCAACAGTAGGTATTGTAATGCCACTATTAGAAGCATCAGATGTTAACTTAGCATTAGTTGTATTAGCAACAGGTGCAGGTAGTGTAATCGCATCACATGTTAATGACGCAGGATTCTGGATGTTCAAAGAGTACTTTGGTTTAACAATGAAAGAAACATTCTTATCATGGACATTACTAGAAACAGTCATTTCTGTATCAGGTATCATCTTTATCTTATTCATTAGTTTATTTGTTTAA
- the pmtC gene encoding phenol-soluble modulin export ABC transporter ATP-binding protein PmtC, with the protein MKLTSINKNYGRQQVIKNIDFDFGDSQIVGLIGKNGVGKTTLMKIMNSNIVKFDGSYRMDNNAKVGYLIENPKLYLNKSGYFNLKFFKQVLGSNVDDKFVNELIEAFGIKPYINKKVKKYSMGMKQKLSIAVALMNQPQYLILDEPTNGMDPDGSIDVLKTIKRVSQELNIKILISSHKLEDIELICDRTVFMKDGAIVEDYNMNDKSTDVTRFTFDANQYNEALNVLTMNYKVVSSNKHDGEILVEALDDYQSVLMALSEQAIFPRYIENNKTTLRDQYFNINKGVEA; encoded by the coding sequence TTGAAATTAACATCAATAAATAAAAATTACGGACGACAACAAGTTATAAAAAATATAGACTTTGATTTTGGAGATAGTCAAATTGTTGGATTGATTGGTAAAAATGGTGTTGGTAAAACAACATTAATGAAGATTATGAACAGCAATATTGTGAAGTTCGACGGATCTTATCGTATGGATAATAATGCAAAAGTAGGGTACTTAATTGAAAATCCAAAACTATATTTAAATAAATCAGGTTACTTTAATTTGAAATTCTTCAAACAAGTACTAGGTTCAAATGTAGACGATAAATTTGTAAATGAATTAATCGAAGCATTTGGTATTAAACCTTATATTAATAAGAAGGTTAAAAAATATTCAATGGGTATGAAACAAAAACTTTCTATTGCCGTAGCATTAATGAATCAACCTCAATATTTAATATTGGATGAGCCGACAAATGGTATGGATCCAGATGGTTCTATTGATGTGTTAAAAACGATTAAACGTGTGAGCCAAGAACTCAATATTAAAATCTTAATTTCAAGTCATAAACTTGAAGATATTGAATTGATTTGTGATCGTACGGTATTTATGAAAGATGGCGCAATTGTTGAAGACTACAATATGAATGACAAGTCAACAGATGTGACGCGTTTTACATTCGATGCAAATCAATATAATGAAGCTTTAAATGTATTAACAATGAATTATAAAGTCGTTTCAAGTAATAAACACGATGGAGAAATCTTAGTAGAAGCTTTAGATGATTATCAAAGCGTACTTATGGCATTGTCTGAACAAGCTATTTTCCCAAGATATATTGAAAATAATAAAACGACATTAAGAGATCAATACTTTAATATCAACAAAGGAGTTGAAGCATAA